One Chitinophaga parva DNA segment encodes these proteins:
- a CDS encoding tail fiber domain-containing protein: MNIRSLTMRWLTLMLLLVAGVQRAKAQYVYKIKADTVRIYNTCDTAELVLQNRTQNVLGYLYNKGGGVTEFRALNPVDLIYKSNDTLYYRLSSGQIGSVKIGLSAAEQSSSFILNQNTAAQTSANAWISGYFKANTGYQSIRATAANGTGDYSILDLASGSNRWGLGRMGQEMGSNSGTDFVIKGYSDNGTEIGNYLKLTRVNKDATFGGHIKIGDSTVTTAATYFDYRSLNGTPITSSYGVGFTSGTSGGAGMTSVSGTGPGRSLIVPFNGTAPVFSSNGGASWDTVWHAGNHTKGNQFSQVFANGVVLSTLTTNASGHVTGLGVRTLTPADIGAAPSNLPLATVLSNGNIASNNIMLGDTSSTSNYAYFVSRKLNTGGYSQFMSIGLDSTGQIGMRKATPGNSGAKDKILYLPYGGTTLLYSPDNGTNRYGLWHAGNDGAGSGLDADLLDGKDAAGFIQNQASSPQAAANAWVSGSLSATTLYTSAPPGTPQHFFYTGTNQQVTTASRRWLFTFANADGTNVGSDFALQRCDNTGGVSGTPLFLQRSNGFVGINSTAPTDQLTVNGNSRTIGIIAAERPSTASTGYFAIKNANSLYRWSIGTSGVESTGAAGANFTVFAYDSSGNLLRSNDLFINRASGFVGIGTTTPDVKLQVIGSAKSNLLYTDVSTNVYHYLRTASGINRWAWGSTGAESTGDLGSNLTLYSFADAGTTKAAVMSFDRANTRVGINQAAPGQRLSVAGSFSATDSVILTKLTGSGLVKQTNGYLTTAVAGTDYVPATGGTGYIQNNPTATQSASFIINGTASFKTEAYTGSIYQNQVTSNYRSGMYVQSTGSINNVLTGAPANGFMWRWLSVDSGTLNYTSDANEKMRLTFDGRLGIGTNSPGTTLEVAGVAAVSGSANAFMWTDRTLAGNNKWQWYSSGGSTYLFDGLNQVNRVAVSNAGNVAIGKDAATAGYKLDVNGYVQSTGFYQSSLRSLKKDIQPFTASATKILDSAQVRTFVYKADSANITHIGFIADEVPDAMASPQRQGVDQANTTALLVKALQETTARLEAMEKRVAELEKQLKEKK; the protein is encoded by the coding sequence ATGAATATTCGTTCCCTAACCATGAGATGGTTAACTTTGATGTTACTGTTGGTTGCAGGTGTGCAGCGTGCAAAAGCACAATATGTGTATAAGATCAAAGCAGATACCGTGCGCATTTACAATACCTGCGATACAGCCGAACTGGTGCTGCAAAACCGCACCCAGAATGTGCTGGGGTACCTTTATAACAAAGGTGGTGGCGTTACTGAGTTTCGTGCGCTGAATCCGGTAGACTTGATTTATAAGTCTAACGATACGTTGTACTATCGACTGTCCAGTGGCCAGATCGGATCTGTCAAGATAGGTCTGTCTGCTGCAGAGCAAAGCAGTTCTTTTATCCTGAACCAAAATACCGCTGCGCAAACTAGCGCCAATGCGTGGATCTCTGGCTACTTCAAGGCAAATACTGGCTACCAATCTATCCGCGCTACGGCTGCTAATGGCACCGGAGACTATTCTATCCTGGATCTGGCATCCGGCTCAAATCGCTGGGGGCTTGGCAGAATGGGGCAGGAGATGGGCAGTAACAGCGGTACTGATTTCGTGATTAAGGGGTACAGTGATAACGGTACTGAAATTGGAAATTATCTGAAACTAACCCGCGTCAACAAGGATGCGACGTTTGGGGGACACATAAAAATAGGGGATAGCACTGTGACCACGGCGGCTACCTACTTCGATTACCGTAGCCTGAATGGTACTCCCATTACATCGTCTTACGGTGTCGGTTTTACTAGCGGCACATCTGGTGGCGCAGGCATGACATCGGTTTCCGGGACCGGGCCAGGCCGGAGCCTGATAGTGCCTTTTAATGGTACGGCGCCCGTATTTTCCAGCAACGGCGGCGCCTCCTGGGATACCGTATGGCACGCCGGCAATCACACAAAGGGAAATCAATTCAGCCAGGTCTTTGCTAACGGGGTAGTGTTGTCTACGCTGACTACCAATGCATCTGGTCACGTAACCGGATTGGGTGTAAGGACATTAACCCCTGCGGATATTGGCGCTGCACCCTCCAATTTGCCATTGGCCACTGTGTTAAGCAACGGCAATATAGCTAGCAACAACATTATGCTTGGCGATACCTCGAGTACATCCAACTATGCTTACTTTGTATCCCGCAAGCTGAATACAGGCGGCTATTCCCAATTTATGTCTATAGGATTGGATTCTACAGGCCAAATTGGAATGCGTAAAGCGACGCCAGGCAATTCGGGTGCGAAGGATAAAATACTTTATCTCCCTTATGGAGGTACCACATTACTGTATTCCCCGGATAATGGAACAAACCGGTATGGATTATGGCACGCCGGTAATGATGGTGCAGGATCGGGACTGGATGCAGATTTACTGGATGGAAAGGATGCCGCGGGATTTATCCAAAACCAGGCATCTTCCCCGCAGGCTGCCGCAAATGCCTGGGTAAGTGGCAGCTTATCAGCCACTACCTTATATACTTCCGCTCCTCCCGGAACACCCCAGCATTTCTTCTATACCGGAACAAATCAGCAAGTAACTACTGCCTCAAGAAGGTGGCTGTTTACTTTCGCGAATGCAGATGGAACGAATGTTGGTAGTGATTTTGCGCTGCAACGATGCGATAATACAGGAGGTGTTAGTGGCACCCCGTTGTTCTTACAACGCTCAAACGGTTTTGTGGGTATAAATAGTACTGCCCCTACCGATCAATTGACTGTAAACGGCAACTCAAGAACAATAGGGATTATTGCAGCGGAACGCCCCTCAACAGCTTCAACAGGATATTTCGCTATTAAAAATGCTAACAGTTTATACCGATGGTCGATAGGAACCTCCGGTGTAGAGTCTACGGGTGCAGCCGGTGCGAATTTTACTGTATTCGCATACGATAGTTCTGGAAACCTACTTCGTTCCAATGACTTATTCATTAACAGGGCATCAGGATTTGTTGGTATCGGTACAACAACTCCTGATGTGAAGCTTCAGGTGATAGGTTCTGCAAAATCTAACTTGCTGTATACAGATGTCAGCACCAATGTTTATCATTACTTGCGTACAGCCAGTGGCATAAATCGTTGGGCTTGGGGATCAACTGGTGCAGAAAGCACCGGAGATTTAGGAAGTAACCTTACGCTTTATTCTTTTGCAGATGCAGGGACAACAAAAGCAGCGGTAATGTCGTTCGATCGCGCTAATACGCGGGTGGGCATAAACCAGGCTGCGCCCGGACAGCGTTTATCTGTAGCCGGCTCATTTTCTGCAACAGATTCTGTTATACTGACAAAACTAACCGGCTCAGGATTGGTTAAACAGACAAACGGCTACCTAACTACAGCCGTAGCGGGTACGGATTATGTACCAGCGACTGGTGGAACTGGTTACATTCAGAATAATCCCACCGCTACGCAGAGTGCTTCTTTCATTATCAATGGTACCGCTTCCTTTAAAACGGAAGCTTATACGGGCTCCATCTATCAAAACCAGGTCACGTCCAACTATCGTAGTGGCATGTATGTGCAGTCAACCGGAAGCATAAACAACGTGTTGACTGGTGCGCCGGCAAACGGTTTCATGTGGCGATGGCTTTCTGTCGACAGCGGAACGCTCAATTACACGTCGGACGCAAATGAAAAAATGCGCCTCACTTTTGATGGAAGATTAGGAATTGGCACGAACAGTCCGGGTACTACGCTGGAAGTGGCGGGTGTAGCCGCCGTATCCGGCAGCGCAAATGCATTTATGTGGACCGACAGAACGCTTGCCGGCAACAACAAATGGCAGTGGTATTCCTCCGGCGGAAGTACTTACCTGTTCGATGGACTGAACCAGGTAAACCGTGTTGCAGTGTCTAATGCCGGTAACGTGGCTATTGGTAAGGACGCTGCGACGGCCGGTTATAAGCTGGATGTTAACGGTTATGTCCAGTCTACCGGCTTCTACCAGTCATCCCTCCGTAGCCTCAAGAAAGACATCCAACCTTTCACCGCTTCCGCCACAAAAATCTTGGATTCCGCACAGGTGCGCACCTTCGTTTATAAAGCAGATAGCGCCAACATAACCCACATCGGCTTTATTGCAGACGAAGTACCGGATGCCATGGCATCTCCCCAACGACAAGGTGTAGACCAGGCAAACACCACGGCATTGCTGGTAAAAGCCCTGCAGGAAACTACCGCCCGCCTGGAAGCCATGGAAAAGCGCGTAGCCGAACTGGAAAAACAATTGAAAGAGAAAAAATAG
- a CDS encoding tail fiber domain-containing protein, producing the protein MRIYNTCDTAELVLQNRTQNVAGFLYNKGQGVTEFRSLSDSFILNQNGSKQPANFSISGSGAVGGSLNAGTWMVAKAGFYADRNTVSSGTVGYALRDSTSRMRWGIGTQTLETSGDVGSDFSIFRYHDNGSNIAASDFVIRRLNGNVGIHNALPANTLDVNGTGFFSGNLSSNGIFTVSGGTISMANASSNMLMFPGNNVNSAPVHGVSRSTGTKVVLFPSFSTLNTDYAIGVEDNNMWLSVPGNKVGFKFYANDTAVSKIDGQGNGEWLGRGRFGGSSSSNQIIGAGPAAEVHYVNGSALFQGYDRTAGAYLPAMITGGVGNTTKSLLLNSAGYQFLNLPNAGLLGTDASGYLKDVSTTENLNTVVHRGDATDASITINPHGNAFRSLLVYRDSDTSVTYTTFGNNRTAATITFIPDTSKISKAYNISVGAGTLTYYNAGQSENIWRSSNHVPGDTINISTIAGSVLSSIVTNASGHVKSVSTRSLLPSDIGAAPVSGDTNYIMSQTAVEQHASFWIDGLANVGSVTIGHGADPSAALLIAKAGFVTFLDNRYKYGNRDHKFLRVNDVGQLTQDSVRWADLFSKPTTLSGYGITDAIQNQVASAQHAFFNIDSSGTAKLFSAYNSVTGGNAGFSVQSGGGIRYFINIYNGKMLIGGNGMWPGTAPITIAYAGLDSGNVGINTPSPTAKLHVTVMSNTQQSLYLDQKGSNLIVAPSSGGGTVTKIDNTLGGLALQASTGAGNMGIGRGPTTYAKLSVLGVISSAQGGFQLDSVYTESPMRIYSNNGSGHIDFSAHSASTNKFGVSMYVPDNTGDFRIQTAPVVAGTGTLSYTDRVTVLNSGKVGIGTTAPATMLDVVGDIHASGAITATSITQTSLRSLKKEIKPFTASALNILDSAQVRTFIFKADTTNTTRIGFIADEVPDAMAATGRKGVEETNTVALLVKAIQEMKAEMDAMKEKVSQVNALEQRVHDLEIQLEKKNK; encoded by the coding sequence GTGCGCATTTACAACACCTGTGACACCGCGGAGCTGGTATTGCAGAACCGCACACAGAACGTAGCCGGGTTTCTGTATAACAAGGGGCAAGGTGTTACGGAATTCCGGTCACTGAGTGATAGCTTTATCCTGAACCAGAATGGCAGTAAGCAGCCGGCAAACTTTAGCATTAGCGGAAGTGGTGCCGTTGGCGGCAGCCTGAATGCTGGCACCTGGATGGTCGCGAAAGCAGGATTTTATGCAGACCGGAACACGGTTTCATCAGGGACTGTTGGATACGCATTGCGTGATTCTACTTCCCGGATGCGCTGGGGTATTGGTACCCAGACACTGGAAACCAGCGGGGATGTAGGAAGTGATTTTTCAATATTCCGTTATCATGACAATGGTTCCAATATTGCAGCATCTGATTTCGTGATCCGGCGCCTTAATGGCAATGTGGGTATCCATAATGCATTACCCGCAAATACCCTGGATGTAAATGGTACAGGGTTCTTTAGCGGGAATCTCTCCTCAAATGGCATATTTACGGTTAGCGGCGGAACAATTAGCATGGCGAATGCCTCCAGTAACATGCTCATGTTTCCAGGGAATAACGTGAACAGTGCTCCCGTTCACGGCGTCAGCCGTAGTACCGGTACCAAGGTGGTACTATTCCCAAGCTTTTCAACCCTGAACACAGACTACGCCATAGGGGTGGAGGATAATAATATGTGGCTCAGCGTACCCGGTAATAAAGTCGGTTTCAAGTTTTATGCAAACGATACGGCTGTGTCAAAGATAGATGGCCAGGGCAACGGGGAGTGGCTTGGCCGCGGCCGTTTCGGCGGCTCCAGTAGTTCCAACCAGATCATAGGGGCCGGCCCCGCTGCAGAAGTACATTACGTAAATGGGAGTGCACTCTTTCAGGGGTATGACCGTACTGCGGGTGCCTACCTGCCTGCAATGATAACGGGCGGCGTGGGAAACACTACTAAATCGCTGCTCCTGAATAGCGCGGGCTATCAGTTCTTAAACCTGCCCAATGCCGGCCTCCTGGGAACTGATGCCAGCGGTTACCTGAAGGATGTAAGCACGACAGAGAACCTGAATACGGTAGTGCATCGGGGCGACGCTACAGATGCTTCTATCACAATTAATCCCCATGGAAATGCCTTCAGGTCGCTGCTGGTGTACCGGGACTCCGATACTTCCGTAACATATACCACATTCGGAAACAACCGCACAGCTGCTACCATAACGTTTATACCAGACACCAGTAAAATATCGAAAGCCTATAACATCAGCGTTGGAGCAGGAACGCTTACTTACTATAATGCCGGCCAGTCAGAAAATATATGGAGAAGTTCCAACCACGTACCTGGCGACACCATCAATATTTCCACAATTGCCGGCAGTGTATTGAGTAGCATTGTCACAAATGCAAGCGGGCATGTGAAATCCGTTTCTACGCGTTCATTGTTACCCTCCGATATCGGTGCTGCTCCTGTAAGTGGTGATACCAACTACATTATGTCGCAAACGGCAGTGGAGCAACATGCGAGTTTTTGGATTGACGGCCTGGCCAATGTAGGAAGTGTGACGATTGGGCATGGAGCTGATCCTTCCGCGGCTTTGCTTATTGCCAAAGCCGGTTTCGTAACCTTCTTGGATAATCGGTATAAATATGGTAACCGTGATCATAAGTTTCTCCGTGTAAACGACGTTGGCCAGCTGACGCAGGACTCTGTCCGGTGGGCGGATCTATTCTCAAAACCTACTACCTTGAGTGGTTATGGGATTACAGATGCCATTCAGAATCAGGTTGCCAGCGCGCAGCATGCATTCTTCAACATCGACAGCTCCGGTACAGCAAAGCTGTTTTCCGCGTATAATAGTGTTACTGGCGGAAATGCAGGCTTTTCAGTGCAGTCAGGCGGTGGTATCCGTTATTTTATCAACATTTACAATGGTAAAATGCTGATCGGCGGAAATGGGATGTGGCCAGGTACCGCACCTATAACCATTGCCTATGCAGGGCTTGACAGCGGAAATGTAGGCATCAATACGCCGTCTCCAACTGCAAAGCTCCATGTAACGGTAATGAGCAACACCCAGCAGTCACTGTACCTGGATCAGAAAGGAAGTAATCTGATCGTGGCGCCATCTTCCGGAGGAGGCACTGTTACAAAAATAGATAATACACTCGGCGGGCTGGCCTTGCAAGCCAGCACCGGGGCTGGCAATATGGGCATAGGTCGTGGCCCTACGACTTACGCAAAACTATCTGTGCTCGGCGTCATCAGCTCTGCCCAGGGCGGCTTCCAGTTGGATAGTGTATACACAGAGTCACCCATGAGGATCTATTCTAATAATGGTTCCGGCCATATTGATTTTTCCGCCCACAGTGCCAGTACCAATAAATTTGGCGTATCCATGTACGTGCCGGATAACACGGGTGACTTCCGCATTCAAACCGCACCGGTGGTTGCAGGTACGGGCACGCTATCTTATACGGATCGCGTTACGGTACTGAATAGTGGTAAGGTGGGCATTGGCACCACAGCGCCAGCAACAATGCTGGACGTTGTGGGCGACATCCATGCCTCTGGTGCCATCACTGCCACCAGCATCACTCAGACTTCGCTGCGCAGTCTCAAAAAAGAGATCAAACCATTCACCGCTTCCGCCCTGAATATCCTGGATTCTGCTCAGGTAAGAACGTTCATCTTCAAAGCCGATACCACTAATACAACCCGTATAGGCTTCATTGCTGACGAAGTGCCAGATGCAATGGCCGCTACCGGAAGAAAAGGGGTGGAAGAAACAAATACGGTGGCCTTGCTGGTAAAAGCCATCCAGGAAATGAAAGCAGAAATGGATGCCATGAAGGAAAAGGTTTCACAAGTGAATGCCTTGGAACAACGCGTGCACGACCTGGAAATACAACTTGAAAAAAAGAATAAATAG
- a CDS encoding beta strand repeat-containing protein, giving the protein MNIRSLNLKWLFGLLLVTLSAQVASAQYVYKIKADTVRIYNTCDTAELVLQNRTQNVLGYLYNKGDGVTEFRALGAVDSMYRHNDTLFYRTADGRTIPVNMDMETFIRNQGTVAQNARFNITGSGIAGAFYSRLNTTSSGTISFYMQTAASAPRWNIGTYNVETGVNDDGADFSIWNYNNAGANISQPLRITRATSAVTLGGTLSIFNIPASTSAGPFLISNGKQVQSRTAAQVLSDIGGAAAYDYVNRTASNTDPTSITAFTGDLNTLANTSIALLSSAATNKPSSGTGYLFSGGDNSSITPNKFQLYGGVSLNDDVWFRYGTSGGTWNSWYQIASRTWANANFAPVTMPLSTVLSNGNTANNNMVLGAAGNASQYIYQVIRNVSGNNYSSILGIGDLGQTVISGRNLTNQATANYISLMPGATAPTYSPNNGTNTYNIWHSGNDGAGSGLDADLLDGVSASGFISNQIATPQNAGFWVNGFGVAATLNTGAATGTIQFSTNNGTYAANGSGHRWSIYHSTAEAAGNVGNDFNIGRYDNAGAFMSSVLTIQRSTGNIGIATQTPSQKLDVAGSIAASTNVITPTVTTQTISSGGGTTSLSLQSGSTLTLNPGTSMVNVNGSVVATGYLTAGTALTVTSGSVQLPCQAVSASTGLAGAYTTVVNTSGITLTLLSASSCKGRIYEIVNSSTGAITISSVLVFGTATTSIPAKTSWRIQSDGTNWQLLSRSN; this is encoded by the coding sequence ATGAATATCCGTTCCCTCAACCTGAAGTGGCTGTTTGGGCTGTTGCTTGTTACCCTTAGCGCGCAAGTGGCAAGTGCTCAATATGTGTACAAGATCAAAGCAGATACTGTACGTATTTACAATACTTGTGATACTGCAGAACTGGTGCTGCAGAATCGTACGCAGAATGTATTGGGCTATCTTTACAACAAAGGCGACGGTGTCACTGAATTCCGGGCCCTGGGAGCAGTGGACTCTATGTACAGGCATAATGATACCCTTTTTTATCGTACCGCTGACGGGAGGACAATTCCGGTGAACATGGATATGGAAACGTTCATCCGGAATCAAGGTACAGTTGCTCAAAACGCCCGGTTTAACATTACGGGGTCGGGAATAGCGGGCGCTTTCTATTCCAGGTTAAATACGACATCCTCTGGAACCATCAGCTTTTATATGCAAACAGCGGCTTCGGCTCCACGATGGAATATTGGCACCTATAATGTAGAAACCGGCGTAAACGACGATGGAGCAGATTTCAGCATCTGGAATTACAATAACGCAGGCGCAAATATTTCCCAACCTCTCAGGATAACCAGGGCAACTTCTGCTGTGACGTTAGGAGGAACGTTAAGTATTTTTAATATTCCCGCCAGTACATCAGCAGGTCCGTTCTTAATCAGTAACGGGAAGCAGGTGCAATCGCGAACGGCGGCACAGGTGCTGTCGGATATTGGTGGTGCGGCTGCCTATGATTATGTTAATAGAACAGCGTCTAATACCGATCCAACCAGTATTACTGCTTTTACAGGCGACCTTAATACATTGGCCAATACCTCCATAGCGCTCCTGAGCAGTGCCGCCACTAACAAGCCCTCATCCGGTACTGGTTATTTGTTTTCAGGAGGTGATAACAGCAGTATAACACCTAATAAATTTCAACTATATGGTGGGGTTAGCTTGAATGATGATGTCTGGTTTAGGTACGGTACATCTGGTGGTACCTGGAATTCCTGGTACCAGATTGCATCGAGAACCTGGGCTAACGCTAATTTCGCGCCGGTAACTATGCCGTTGTCTACAGTGCTTTCCAACGGCAACACCGCGAATAACAATATGGTGTTAGGTGCCGCTGGGAATGCAAGTCAGTATATTTACCAGGTAATAAGAAATGTGTCCGGCAATAACTATTCTTCCATACTTGGGATAGGTGATCTCGGGCAAACGGTGATCAGCGGCAGAAATTTGACAAACCAGGCTACGGCAAATTATATATCCCTTATGCCAGGAGCTACAGCTCCCACATATTCTCCGAATAATGGAACTAACACCTATAACATATGGCACTCCGGTAATGACGGCGCAGGATCAGGACTAGATGCGGACCTATTGGACGGCGTAAGTGCGTCCGGATTTATAAGTAACCAAATAGCGACTCCGCAAAACGCCGGTTTTTGGGTAAATGGTTTCGGGGTGGCAGCTACATTGAATACCGGTGCAGCAACAGGTACTATTCAATTCTCAACAAATAATGGGACTTATGCAGCTAACGGCTCAGGGCATAGATGGTCTATATATCATAGCACAGCTGAAGCTGCCGGTAATGTTGGTAATGACTTCAACATTGGCAGATATGACAATGCTGGTGCTTTTATGAGCTCAGTCTTGACAATACAACGCTCAACCGGTAATATTGGTATTGCCACACAGACCCCCTCCCAAAAATTGGATGTAGCAGGAAGTATAGCGGCATCCACCAATGTAATAACGCCTACTGTAACCACCCAAACAATTAGTTCCGGGGGCGGTACTACCAGCCTTTCCCTACAGTCGGGAAGCACGTTGACGCTTAATCCGGGAACCAGCATGGTCAATGTCAACGGTAGTGTGGTTGCCACCGGCTACCTGACTGCCGGTACGGCTTTAACCGTGACGTCAGGATCTGTGCAGCTTCCTTGCCAGGCGGTTAGTGCGTCTACTGGATTGGCAGGTGCTTACACCACAGTTGTTAATACAAGCGGCATAACATTGACATTGCTCAGTGCATCTTCATGCAAAGGAAGGATCTATGAAATAGTCAATTCCAGTACCGGTGCGATAACCATAAGTTCTGTACTGGTATTTGGAACTGCAACCACTTCCATCCCGGCAAAAACCAGCTGGAGGATCCAAAGTGATGGGACCAACTGGCAGCTGCTGTCCCGCTCAAATTAA
- a CDS encoding DUF5977 domain-containing protein: MKLFLLVILNFFFTLSAIAQINAPNQLVPHSAIYSNVTSGRFQKKTTGTLPNDNQCVTTSEVKTLVWLQESYLPATANQLPTWQQLVPYFANTMQTQTFQKTCAAGYTGSYVIDTIPAGTYVDSTLANANAKALADLAANGQNNANNKGTCTTTCVGVDKKMINGVCETAVRTCVQSLTVTATKYQNTYHYTWSDGSISDDFTVTESQPCIMQ, translated from the coding sequence ATGAAACTATTCCTGTTAGTAATACTTAACTTCTTTTTTACCCTGTCCGCCATCGCGCAGATCAATGCGCCCAATCAACTCGTGCCTCACTCTGCCATTTACAGCAATGTAACCTCCGGGCGCTTCCAGAAAAAGACCACCGGCACGTTACCAAATGATAACCAGTGTGTCACCACATCGGAGGTGAAAACACTGGTATGGCTGCAGGAAAGTTACCTGCCCGCTACCGCCAATCAGTTACCTACCTGGCAGCAGCTGGTGCCTTATTTTGCCAATACCATGCAAACCCAAACCTTCCAAAAGACTTGTGCTGCCGGTTACACCGGCAGTTACGTAATTGATACCATTCCCGCCGGAACCTATGTTGATTCGACCTTGGCTAATGCAAATGCCAAGGCACTGGCCGACCTGGCAGCAAATGGGCAGAATAATGCCAATAACAAAGGTACCTGTACCACCACCTGTGTGGGGGTTGATAAGAAGATGATCAACGGGGTCTGTGAAACTGCCGTGAGAACCTGTGTCCAGTCGCTTACAGTCACTGCTACAAAATATCAGAATACCTATCACTATACCTGGAGTGACGGTTCCATCAGCGATGATTTTACCGTAACCGAATCCCAGCCTTGCATAATGCAATAA